Below is a genomic region from Persicimonas caeni.
ACCTGGGCAGCAAGTTGCTGCTCGTCGCCGCCTTCTATCAGGTGTTCGACGCCATCGCGATCGTGGCTACCGGCGCGCTCAACGGCACCGGCGACACCAAATTCACCATGTGGATGGGGGTGGGCAGCGCGTGGTTGGTGCTGCTGCCGGCGAGTTATCTGTTCGCGTTCACCCTCGAGGGCGGCGCGGTGGGCGCGTGGCTGGGCATGACCGTCCAACTCATCGTGTTGGCCGCCGTTACGCTCCTGCGCTTTACGCGCAGCGACTGGCAAGGTGCAGCCCAGCGGGCAGACGTAAAGCGTCTCGCGCCGGCGTGAGCCTAGTGGGTATTGAAGTCTTGGGGGTCAGAGAAGCCGGACGAGGAGCAATCCGCCGGCGAACGAGACGGCGTTTGCGGTAAACGCAACTCCCAGCGCCGGCGGCCAGCGCAGCTTCAACGCCTTGGCGTAGACGACCGTCTCGGCGGCCACGACCGCGGCCTCGATGACGGCCGCGCGCTGCCAGAAGGGCCAGTCGGCGAGCCCGCTGACAGCCAGGTACCAGGCGATCGGGTGGGTGACCAACGAAGCCGCTACGGCCACCGCGGCCACCCGCGCCAAATCGTCACGCAGTCCACACAGCCAGGCGATGAGCAGCGCGACCGGCACCTCGAGCGCGAGCGTCAGCGCCAGCGCTTCCCATTGCGTCATCGCGGACTACTCGCGGCGTCGGGCGACGGCCAGAATGCCCAGGCCGATGAAGAGCGGGGCGAGCGTGTTCACCGGCGCGCCGAAGCCCGAGCTGACGCTGCAGCCCTCGTCGGACGCGTCATCCGAGCCCGACTCGCCGGTCGAGCCGGTATCCTCGTCCATGCCGGCGTCTTCGTCACTGGCGTCGGGGCCCGCATCTTCGCCGCCGCTGGGCACCTGGCATTCCATGGTCCCGTCGACGTCGGTGCACTCACCGGTCTTGCCGTCGGGCGTGGTGCAGATATTGCCCTCGGGCTGACCCGAGCAGTCGACGATCACGTCGGCGCTCACCGGGGCGGCCAAGGCCAACATACCTGCGAGTGCGACCAAAAAGCTCAACTTCTTCATAACAACTCCATTTACTCGGATCTGACGAGTTCACTCAGTCTAGGGGCAATGTGTGCAAGAATCCAATAAGCGCCCGGCGCTCCTCGGCCGATAAATCGAGGCCGAACGGATGGCCCGGCACGGTCGCGGGGCGCTCGGGGTCCAAAAACGCGTCCAGCGAGCGCACCGACGCGTCGTGGAGCAGGTACGGCCGGTCGCCGACGCCGGCGAGCGACGGGATGCGATAGCGGCCCGTGGTCCGCGCCGGCGAGAGGGCGGCGGCGGGGTCGGTGCCCACCAGCCGGTAATCGACCGGCTCGGCGACGCTGCCGTCGGTGTGGTGACAGCGGCTGCAGTTGGTTTCGAAGAGTGCCCGCCCCGCCTCGCCAGCCTGCTCACTCGCCTGCTCACGCTTGGTCACCGGCAGGTTCCACAGATAATACGCCATGGCGAACGCGAGCTGGCGCGGCGGACGCGCGGTCGCGTTCTGCGAGACGATCAGCAACGTCTCGATGCGCACCGTCAACGCCATCAGGCTGTTGGCGACCGACGCTGCCGCGTGCAGGTGCGACTGGTAGCGCACGGCGCGCAGGTCCGGAATCTTGGTGGGGTTGTCGGTCGCATCTTGGCTCGGGTCGAGCTGGCCGGGCCGCCAGCCTTCGGCCAGCGTCCCCTCGATGCCGCCCAGCCGATACAGCTCGCCGGCGTCGAGGCTCGCGTTCGAGCGGCCCGAGACCAGCGGGCCTCCGCCCTCGCGCACCGAGGCATGGCACGTCGAGCAGGTCCACGCCGCCATCTCGGTGCCATTGTCGAGCCACTCGGCGACCACGCCGCCCACCCGGCCCTCCTCGTCGACCCAAAACCCGGCGCGTTCGGCGTTCTCGCGGCTTTCGACCACCGGCGCCA
It encodes:
- a CDS encoding c-type cytochrome; translated protein: MSYKFAGVFGVVLLGLSVACGSEPAGGPRASELEPIEQGRRYVESPEFRRGILEASLENPDNLYSRTRLAHYATGAPDSWDALPVRRPSASPVTTADFGSFDTFGRREPTGAPASDPWSAEWTHDGLIALGERAFYTYPLRVDGRLAPVVESRENAERAGFWVDEEGRVGGVVAEWLDNGTEMAAWTCSTCHASVREGGGPLVSGRSNASLDAGELYRLGGIEGTLAEGWRPGQLDPSQDATDNPTKIPDLRAVRYQSHLHAAASVANSLMALTVRIETLLIVSQNATARPPRQLAFAMAYYLWNLPVTKREQASEQAGEAGRALFETNCSRCHHTDGSVAEPVDYRLVGTDPAAALSPARTTGRYRIPSLAGVGDRPYLLHDASVRSLDAFLDPERPATVPGHPFGLDLSAEERRALIGFLHTLPLD